A region of the Methanobrevibacter ruminantium M1 genome:
CTCGAATAAATTAAATCCAAATAATTTAAGCAAATTCAAGCCAAATAACCATCTACAGCAAGATATTTCTTTTGTCTTAAAAAGACCAAAGCGATTCCATTCTTTTTAGCTTTTTTCTTTAAGACTATGTCATTTGTAGCCAATACCTTAGAAATTCTAATTAAAGCATCATCTACAGATTCTCCATCATTTAAAGAAACATTCCTAATTTCTATCTCATCAGATTGGGCTATTCTTAATCCCAAACCTGCTGCTAATCTGACTTTTCCTTTATTGTTATTTTTTAAGCCCTTAAGCTCATCAATAACAAATGTGGTTGTCACCAATTTATAATTAGGCAATACCCTTTTAAATTCTTCAATGATGTCCACATTGAATTGGAAAGGAATCATGAAAAAGTTAGTATCAATAAAAACTTCTCTTGATTCAGATTTCATAATAACATCCTGCTTATAGATATCTAATGAATTGAACGATTGTCTGATTTCAATAGCATTAATACTGTTAATTTAGCATATAGAAAATCTATTGAATGATACCAAAACCAATCAATCTCCAACGTGCGCCGACCCTACGGGATAAAGCAACCCTATCACCCTTGTCTGCACAGACAGGCAATTTCAAATCAACGCTAATGTTCTTTTTAACACTGGTAACAATACCAACAGTGGTTGTTGTACCACAGTTAATCATTAAAAGCTCCTTAAGCTTGATTGGGTCAACATCCCTTTCTTCCTTAGTACCGACAACACGTTCCAAAAGTTCTGTTTTCATATCAAAGCTATGCAATACGTCAGGCAAGGTGCCTTCCATACCTGCAACAGAACCGGATAATGAATCTGCCTTAGTCAATGCAGGGTCAAGCTTGGTAGCAACTCCAATGAGACCTCCAGGTCCCACTTCCTCTACAGCCTCTCCTCCTGCTTGAAGACCAATGATTTCAGAACTTAAGCTGATCCACTTATTCTGCTTGTTTTCCTTAACATTGATTCCAGGCCTGATTTCAATGGTGTCCCCAATTTTAAGAGTACCTTGAGTCAAACTACCTCCGATTACTCCACCTTTAATCTTATCTGGATGGGAACCAGGCTTATTAATGTCAAAAGATCTGGCCACATGCATCCTTGCAGGTTTATCTAAGTCCTTTTCAGGAGTGACGATTGTTTCATCAATAGCCTTAATAAGAATATCAATATTTGCTCCTTGCTGAGCTGAAACTGGAATAATCGGTGCATCTTCAGCACAAGTGCCTTTTACAAATTCCTTAATTTCTTTGTAACTTTCAATAGCCCTTTCTCTAGGAACAATATCAACCTTATTTTGAACTACAACTACATCTTTTACGCCAATAACGTCAAGAGCCATTAGATGCTCTTTTGTTTGTGGCTGTGGGCACTCTTCATTAGCAGCAATAACTAAAACAGCACCATCCATAATTGCAGCACCAGATAACATAGTAGCCATTAAGGTTTCGTGTCCTGGAGCGTCTACAAATGATACTTTTTTAATAAGCTCTGTTTCGCTGCCACAATGTTCACAGACTTCTTTAGTAGTGTAGCATAAAGGTTCTTCACAATTTGGACATTTTCTAAATTCAATATCAGCATATCCTAAACGAATGGATATTCCTCTTTTTGTTTCTTCACTGTGAGTATCTGTCCATACACCAGACAATGCTTTAGTAAGAGTTGTTTTACCGTGATCGACATGGCCCACCAGTCCTATGTTAACATCAGATTGTACTTTCACAGATTACACCTTTATCTTTTTTAAACGAATAAAATAATAATGAATAATATTGAATTATAAATCTATAAAACGATTTTTAATATTTTAACTTATAATTCCATGATAATTTCTAATATATATTAATTGTAATTCCAATGGATTTTTACAATTTTAATTTCATATAAATACATGTTTCTCATAATTCTAAATGATTATGCTTACTTTTGACTAAAAAGATATTTTTAGTTGTTTTACATTTTTATAATTCAATATTAGTATAAAAATGAAATAATAATAAAATATTTTTAATAAAAAATCTTTAATGTTTGACAATTTTTTAAATGATAAACTTAAACGTAAAACGTTTAAATTAAGTAAATCAATCAAAATATTGATTTTAAATAAATAATTTTAGCTAATTAGTTTAAAGAACAAATAACTAATCGAATCAATAAATAATTTTAAATAAAATTTAAAAAAATGAAAAATAATAAAGAATGAAAAATAATAATGAAAATTAATTTCATTAATTAGTATTTTTCATATTCAAAGCTACCTGATTATTCTTCTGCTTCCTCTTCTTCTTCAGGATTTAAGATTTCAGGTATGGATTTGCTACCTGCTTTGGTAACAATAGTGTTGATTTGAACGATGTCTTCGGAAATAGTGTTTCCTCTGACAGTTTTTCTTCTTTTAACACCATCAACTTTAGGGTTGTAGCCGACTCCACCAGTTAAAAGACTTTTGATTCTTCTAGGACCATCAACGTCTCTTTTCATAGCAAAACCGTTTTTGTCACTACCACCAGTGATTTTTAAAGTATAGCCATCTAATCCTACAATTTGACCATCAAATTCTTCGCCAATGGTTAAACCGTTTAATTGTTTAGCTTCTTCAACTTCTAATTGATAGCTTAATTCTTTTTCAGATACAACAATTTTAAATGCCAATAAAATTCCTCCTTTCAATTTTTAGGAATTTAATCTTCCATAAATCTCTAGATTTATTCTATTAAATATGATAAATTCTTGAATAAATAATTATTAACTATTACTACAGTCTTAAGAACCATAACTCATCTAAAGAACCATAACTCGTCTTAAGGACCATAACTATCGATTTAAGGTCCGATTTCGATTTAATACTCGAAAAGACCTAATTTACCCCAATCACTATCTCGCTTGCGCTTGATTTCAACGATCTCATCTAGGGCTAAAAATTCATCCTCAGTTAGCTTGTCTTTAAATTCACGTTCTAGGACCTTAAAGTGCTTTTCTGGAATGTCCACATATAATGAGTCTCCCTCTTCAAAGTCCTTACCCGCCACTGCATCGTTTATGGCCATAGCAACCCTTTGACCTCTTGGCATTGCCTGTAAGGTTTCACCCTTATCTTCCATACTTGCAACAACACCAACATAGTCGCCATTTGCATCCATCAATGAATATCCAGTCTTGATTGTACCGGCTTCCACTTCAATACCACATATGGCAGGCTTGCTTTGACGGAATATAAGCTTTGGAAGAATCATGATCTTAGCAGGCTTGATGATTGCATCGAGCCATTGCTTTTTCTGAGCTTCCTTACGTTCCTCTATCCAAGCCTCATAATCCTCTGTTATCTGATAGATAACATCGCCGGCAAAGAGCTTTACGCCAGAATTCTTCAGGTCATCCTCAGCCTTTGGATGAACCTTTACATTGAATGCGATTATTACGCCATATTCCTCATTTTCATCCATTGCGATTGATGCGTTGATGACATCCCTCTTGCTGATGTCTCCGATTTCAGCAGATCTGATTGGCAAGTCCATCTCCTTAAGCAAATGAACAACCGCTTCAAGGGAACCTAAGGTATCAGCCTTGACAAGTATTCCCTCATCGTCAGTGTCGACAGTGATGTCTTCCAATTCCTTCAAGAGTTCAGCTTCCACATCCTCCTGGTCGCTTAATACCCTAAGGGGAGAGCCGGAAACAACATCATCAAGGTTTGGAGCTGCAATCTTAATACCTGCAGCTGCAACGACTTCATCGACCTTTTTAAACTTGTTTTTGGAATCTCTCATCTCTTCAAGAGGCAAAGGCCTTAAGATAGAACGGATTTTAGTTGTGACAACATTGTTTGCATCCATCAATGCAATCTCATCACCATCGCGGATTACTCCGTCATAGATAATGCTGTCAACTGTAATTCCAAGTCCCACTTCTTCCTTAACTTCCAAAACAGTTCCTTTTGCAGGGGCATCTTCGCTTATTTCCAATTGCTGTGTAAGGTATTGCTGAGCAAGACCAAGCAATAATGCTATAAGCTCAATGACTCCCTCACCTGATTTTGCACAGATTGGCACAATGGATATCTGGCTTGCAAAGTCAGTTACGTGGTCGAATCTTTCAGATTGGAAACCTTCCTCATGAAGCTTGCCCATAAGCTCATAAATCTTCAAGTCCAAATCAGACTTGATTCTTGGAGCCTGTTTATTATAGCTTTCCATAAAGGAAGCTCCTTCATGAGTTTCCCAACCAAAGAGCCTGTCAATCTTATTTGCAACAACAATGAATGGAGTCTTATACATCTTTAGGATATTGATTGCC
Encoded here:
- a CDS encoding type II toxin-antitoxin system VapC family toxin; protein product: MKSESREVFIDTNFFMIPFQFNVDIIEEFKRVLPNYKLVTTTFVIDELKGLKNNNKGKVRLAAGLGLRIAQSDEIEIRNVSLNDGESVDDALIRISKVLATNDIVLKKKAKKNGIALVFLRQKKYLAVDGYLA
- a CDS encoding translation initiation factor IF-2 subunit gamma; amino-acid sequence: MKVQSDVNIGLVGHVDHGKTTLTKALSGVWTDTHSEETKRGISIRLGYADIEFRKCPNCEEPLCYTTKEVCEHCGSETELIKKVSFVDAPGHETLMATMLSGAAIMDGAVLVIAANEECPQPQTKEHLMALDVIGVKDVVVVQNKVDIVPRERAIESYKEIKEFVKGTCAEDAPIIPVSAQQGANIDILIKAIDETIVTPEKDLDKPARMHVARSFDINKPGSHPDKIKGGVIGGSLTQGTLKIGDTIEIRPGINVKENKQNKWISLSSEIIGLQAGGEAVEEVGPGGLIGVATKLDPALTKADSLSGSVAGMEGTLPDVLHSFDMKTELLERVVGTKEERDVDPIKLKELLMINCGTTTTVGIVTSVKKNISVDLKLPVCADKGDRVALSRRVGARWRLIGFGIIQ
- a CDS encoding 30S ribosomal protein S6e — its product is MAFKIVVSEKELSYQLEVEEAKQLNGLTIGEEFDGQIVGLDGYTLKITGGSDKNGFAMKRDVDGPRRIKSLLTGGVGYNPKVDGVKRRKTVRGNTISEDIVQINTIVTKAGSKSIPEILNPEEEEEAEE
- the infB gene encoding translation initiation factor IF-2, with translation MKIRSPIVSVLGHVDHGKTTLLDYIRGSTVADREAGGITQHIGATEIPIDTINEICGEFISKLAIKDTIPGLFFVDTPGHAAFTSLRKRGGALADLAILIVDINEGFKPQTYEAINILKMYKTPFIVVANKIDRLFGWETHEGASFMESYNKQAPRIKSDLDLKIYELMGKLHEEGFQSERFDHVTDFASQISIVPICAKSGEGVIELIALLLGLAQQYLTQQLEISEDAPAKGTVLEVKEEVGLGITVDSIIYDGVIRDGDEIALMDANNVVTTKIRSILRPLPLEEMRDSKNKFKKVDEVVAAAGIKIAAPNLDDVVSGSPLRVLSDQEDVEAELLKELEDITVDTDDEGILVKADTLGSLEAVVHLLKEMDLPIRSAEIGDISKRDVINASIAMDENEEYGVIIAFNVKVHPKAEDDLKNSGVKLFAGDVIYQITEDYEAWIEERKEAQKKQWLDAIIKPAKIMILPKLIFRQSKPAICGIEVEAGTIKTGYSLMDANGDYVGVVASMEDKGETLQAMPRGQRVAMAINDAVAGKDFEEGDSLYVDIPEKHFKVLEREFKDKLTEDEFLALDEIVEIKRKRDSDWGKLGLFEY